The genomic window TGCCCTTGGAGATCCCGGTCACGTGCACCTTGTCGCCGACCGCGAAGTTCTCGACGCCGATGCGCTGCCCGGCGGCGAAGCCGGTCACATCGTCCACGCGGACCTCGCGGAGGTGCTTGAGCGGCGGCAGATCCTTCAGGTGGCCGCGCTCGCCCTTCGTCATCTTCTTCTCGGCGACGGCGCCGAAGCCGATCTGGAGCGCCGTGTAGCCGTCGCGCTCCTTCGTGGCCACGCGCGTGATGAGGTTCGACTCGGTCGCGATGACCGTCGCGCCGACGACCGACCCGTCGGGCCGGAAGTGCTGGAGCATGCCGACCTTGCGACCGATGATGACGGCCTTCGCCATCGCCGGTGCCGCGCCTGTCTCGTCCGTCTCTTTCGTTTCTGTCGGAGCGGTCTCGTCGGTCATCTCTCGGTCCTTTAGAGCTTGATCTCGATGTCGACGCCGGCCGGAAGGTTCAGCTTCATGAGGGCGTCGACCGTCTTCTGCGAGG from Candidatus Limnocylindria bacterium includes these protein-coding regions:
- the rplC gene encoding 50S ribosomal protein L3, with protein sequence MTDETAPTETKETDETGAAPAMAKAVIIGRKVGMLQHFRPDGSVVGATVIATESNLITRVATKERDGYTALQIGFGAVAEKKMTKGERGHLKDLPPLKHLREVRVDDVTGFAAGQRIGVENFAVGDKVHVTGISKGKGFVGPVHLHHFTRGPKSHGSDHLRRQGSVGAGTTPGRVLKGLRMASHQGVDRVTVKNLKVLRADSERSLLILSGAIPGPRNGVVMVKKA